In a genomic window of Brassica rapa cultivar Chiifu-401-42 chromosome A10, CAAS_Brap_v3.01, whole genome shotgun sequence:
- the LOC103844117 gene encoding uncharacterized protein LOC103844117, translating to MSQLLFRLSKLSSRNNNVLIHKKSSRFLSTSPYLILGVFGDDFRSACGNFLSDILLFDPAKEELLTVRDKAVPEELVCSQVMGASHGWGFFSGHNAIHISDTFSPLASKSDSKVIALPPITSMIYGQSEVVWNVAMSSSSPYRQDNEEGDCVVAIKFLGNHLTMCRPGRDLGWTNKLIPFVSFENSNLMYSKREQRFSLPAPGGNYLCSWDLHFENEPKFTELVFRNIPQLPQSEWELMDSCFKEDHWVESPCGQSFLVKWYSHVPSIRCKEPMVMVFREDQDTNEGTKTMSYTEDIGDLCIFLSKSEPFCVVASSCPGLKPNSIYLMGHSFAVYDITTRTSRHFERPKGLPESLTTFLPYWLAPFSM from the exons ACAAGAAGAGCTCTCGTTTTTTATCAACCAGCCCGTATCTGATACTTGGCGTATTTGGGGATGACTTTAGGTCAGCATGTGGCAACTTCCTCAGTGATATCCTCTTGTTTGACCCGGCAAAGGAAGAGTTACTCACAGTGCGGGACAAAGCAGTGCCCGAAGAGCTTGTTTGCTCGCAAGTGATGGGAGCGTCACATGGATGGGGTTTTTTCTCTGGTCATAATGCCATACATATCAGCGACACTTTTAGTCCACTGGCTTCCAAATCAGACAGCAAGGTAATTGCTCTGCCTCCTATTACTAGTATGATCTATGGCCAATCCGAAGTGGTCTGGAACGTGGCCATGTCGTCCTCTTCTCCTTATCGTCAAGACAACGAGGAAGGAGACTGTGTAGTAGCTATCAAGTTCTTGGGTAATCATTTGACCATGTGCAGGCCTGGGCGTGACCTAGGTTGGACTAACAAACTGATCCCTTTCGTCTCCTTCGAAAACTCAAACCTCATGTATTCAAAGAGAGAACAAAGGTTCTCTCTGCCTGCTCCTGGAGGCAACTACTTGTGCTCTTGGGATCTCCACTTTGAGAACGAACCTAAGTTCACTGAGTTGGTGTTTCGAAACATTCCCCAGTTGCCACAGTCCGAATGGGAGCTGATGGATTCTTGTTTCAAGGAGGACCATTGGGTGGAGTCACCTTGTGGCCAAAGTTTCCTAGTCAAATg GTACTCTCATGTCCCTTCTATAAGATGCAAAGAGCCGATGGTTATGGTGTTTAGAGAGGACCAAGACACAAACGAGGGAACAAAAACCATGTCTTACACCGAGGACATAGGAGATCTTTGCATATTCCTTTCGAAAAGCGAACCTTTCTGCGTTGTGGCTAGCTCTTGCCCTGGTCTCAAGCCCAACTCCATCTACTTGATGGGCCATAGCTTTGCTGTTTACGATATAACCACTAGAACCTCCCGTCACTTTGAACGTCCCAAAGGTTTACCAGAAAGTCTTACTACTTTCCTCCCTTACTGGCTTGCTCCATTTTCTATGTAA
- the LOC103844114 gene encoding uncharacterized protein LOC103844114, with product MSQLLFRLSKLSSRNNNMIHESARLFSTSPYLTLGTRVKEVLPGGCKIADVLLFDPAEEELVTVPDKTVPKELMDEEMVGASHGWGVFCARHDRSVRISDLYNPLASKSNPTMITLPRLTALSSNYCNVAMTSSPHLEDCVVAIKFVGDHLSLCRPGRDLEWTNILTPPSCLENSNLMYSKRDQKFYLPAPGGKYLFSYHLHSKEEDFPEVQEVVYRGHPELDQSEWELLSSCTRTEHLVESPFSDERFLVKWYAHGFYSSVLERIDHITKRFMVFREEETTQGSIMCYTEDIGDMCIFLANSEAFCVPASSCTGLKPNSIYHMGRGLGFYDLTTGNPHQYLAPDGVPTLSYWLPPFST from the exons ATGTCTCAGCTTCTCTTCCGTCTCTCCAAACTATCATCTCGCAACAACAAT ATGATACACGAGAGCGCTCGTTTGTTCTCAACCAGCCCGTATCTGACACTTGGCACTAGGGTCAAGGAAGTTCTGCCCGGTGGCTGCAAAATTGCAGACGTTCTCTTGTTCGACCCTGCTGAAGAAGAGTTAGTCACGGTCCCCGACAAAACAGTTCCCAAAGAGCTCATGGACGAAGAAATGGTCGGTGCTTCCCATGGATGGGGTGTTTTCTGTGCTCGGCACGATCGTTCCGTACGCATCAGCGACTTATACAATCCATTGGCATCCAAATCAAACCCCACCATGATTACTCTGCCTCGGCTTACTGCTCTGTCCTCTAACTACTGCAACGTGGCGATGACCTCTTCCCCTCACCTTGAAGACTGTGTAGTGGCTATCAAGTTCGTCGGTGACCATCTGAGTCTGTGCAGGCCCGGTCGTGACCTTGAGTGGACTAACATCTTGACCCCTCCTAGCTGCTTGGAAAACTCAAATCTTATGTATTCCAAAAGAGACCAAAAGTTCTACTTGCCTGCTCCTGGAGGTAAATACTTGTTCTCCTATCATCTCCACTCCAAGGAAGAAGATTTCCCTGAGGTCCAAGAGGTGGTCTACCGTGGCCACCCAGAGTTGGATCAGTCGGAATGGGAGCTTTTGAGTTCATGTACCAGGACGGAGCATCTTGTGGAGTCACCCTTTAGTGATGAACGTTTCCTAGTCAAATG GTACGCACATGGCTTCTACTCGTCCGTGTTGGAAAGAATTGACCACATAACAAAGAGGTTTATGGTGTTTAGAGAGGAGGAGACGACACAAGGAAGCATCATGTGTTACACTGAGGACATTGGAGACATGTGCATTTTCCTTGCAAACAGCGAGGCTTTCTGCGTCCCCGCTAGCTCCTGCACCGGCCTCAAACCCAACTCCATATATCATATGGGACGTGGCTTAGGTTTTTACGATCTCACTACTGGAAACCCACATCAGTACCTAGCTCCTGATGGTGTACCCACGCTATCTTACTGGCTTCCTCCCTTCTCTACCTAG
- the LOC103844115 gene encoding UDP-glycosyltransferase 75B1, with the protein MAPPPHFLLVTFPAQGHVNPSLRFARRLIRTTGARVTFVTCASVFHRSMISKHSDLDNLSFLTFSDGFDQGGLTTAEDLKSRSANLKNNGEKALSEFIEGNKKGDSPVTCLVYTILLNWAPKVASRFQLPSALLWIQPALVFNIYYNHINGDNNNSCLEFKNLSSIATRDLPSFLTPANTNQGAYKSFQELMELLKEETNPKILVNTFDSLEQEALKALPSVGMVAVGPLLPSEMFTESVKDLSNDQSSSYSRWLDSKTESSVIYVSFGTMVELSKKQIGELARALIEGKRPFLWVITDKSNREAKLEGEDETEIEKIAGFRHELEEVGMIVSWCSQVEVLRHRAVGCFVTHCGWSSTLESLVLGVPVVAFPMWSDQPTNAKLLEELWGTGVRVRENEEGLVERGEIRRCLEAVMDEKLVKLRGNAEEWRRLAVEAGREGGSCDKNIEAFVDEILLSEAEEIKDKDECSKGI; encoded by the coding sequence ATGGCACCACCACCACACTTTCTACTCGTAACATTCCCTGCGCAAGGCCACGTGAACCCATCTCTCCGTTTCGCTCGTCGCCTCATCAGAACCACCGGCGCACGTGTCACTTTCGTCACGTGCGCCTCCGTCTTCCACCGCTCTATGATATCTAAGCACAGCGACCTCGACAACCTCTCTTTCCTCACTTTCTCCGACGGCTTCGACCAAGGAGGCCTCACCACCGCCGAAGACCTTAAGAGCCGGTCCGCGAATCTCAAGAACAACGGCGAGAAAGCCCTGTCGGAGTTCATCGAAGGTAACAAGAAAGGTGACTCTCCGGTGACTTGCTTGGTCTACACGATACTCCTCAACTGGGCTCCAAAAGTGGCAAGTAGGTTTCAGCTCCCCTCTGCTCTTCTCTGGATCCAACCTGCTTTGGTTTTTAACATTTATTACAACCACATCAACGGAGACAACAACAACTCTTGTCTCGAGTTCAAGAACCTTTCGTCTATAGCAACACGTGATCTTCCTTCTTTCCTCACGCCTGCTAACACAAACCAAGGGGCGTACAAATCGTTTCAAGAACTCATGGAGCTTCTCAAAGAAGAAACCAACCCGAAGATTCTCGTTAACACGTTCGATTCTCTGGAGCAAGAGGCGTTAAAGGCTTTACCGAGTGTCGGAATGGTGGCGGTTGGTCCTTTACTTCCTTCGGAGATGTTCACAGAATCAGTTAAGGATTTGTCAAATGATCAAAGCAGTAGTTATAGCCGTTGGCTAGACTCGAAAACAGAGTCCTCTGTTATCTACGTTTCTTTTGGAACGATGGTTGAGTTGTCCAAGAAACAGATAGGGGAGCTAGCGAGAGCTCTCATAGAAGGTAAAAGACCGTTCCTGTGGGTGATAACTGATAAATCCAACAGAGAAGCGAAGTTAGAAGGAGAGGACGAGACGGAGATCGAGAAGATTGCTGGTTTTAGGCACGAGCTTGAAGAGGTTGGGATGATCGTGTCTTGGTGTTCTCAGGTGGAGGTTTTGAGACACAGAGCGGTTGGTTGCTTTGTGACTCATTGCGGGTGGAGCTCGACGCTTGAGAGTTTGGTTCTTGGAGTTCCGGTGGTGGCGTTTCCGATGTGGTCTGATCAACCTACGAACGCGAAGCTTCTGGAGGAGTTGTGGGGGACAGGTGTGAGGGTGAGGGAGAACGAGGAAGGGTTGGTGGAGAGGGGAGAAATAAGGAGGTGTTTGGAGGCAGTGATGGATGAGAAGCTGGTGAAGCTGAGGGGAAACGCTGAGGAATGGAGGCGTTTAGCGGTTGAAGCGGGTAGAGAAGGTGGGTCATGTGATAAGAACATTGAGGCTTTTGTGGATGAGATTCTGCTCAGTGAAGCAGAGGAGATTAAAGACAAAGATGAGTGTTCAAAAGGAATCTAG